A single region of the Halomicroarcula saliterrae genome encodes:
- a CDS encoding DUF262 domain-containing protein, protein MASTDSEDFSGFVTGDKYFEVPPYQRNYSWEKEHVNDLWSDLVEAVEMDRDHYIGTFLLMDAEENEGASHKIIDGQQRLTTLTILLFEIQEVLDEYGEENTARQIRGDYIARFGEQKLTLAGDDERFFRRTILENVLNASRKGQREDELSDTDTDSPSQGRLLKAKKTLRENLSKNELEKISVDDPLEFYKALYQKIRSLPLLEYTVGSRSEAARIFQTVNDRGKDLTDLEITKSYLMHRVSLLEDEQQADSSIQTIQESFDEIYDSVDNISSGPSEDQIQRYHFIMWNADWGTGYDSRYYQNHLEHLKDYFRKVGDTGEIITYVQELERIFQLLDELYNHETNDSIDSKRLEDCLRDLFVAGRLGNFYPLLMAAYDQYKQESITEEEFCTLLRKIETFIVRTYVIEQKSADTGRTRVYPRARELYYNNKDEVLDSIIPCDVNDVISRLEQYIHDYCSDAKLDTTLGDSNVFKYYGNRKSELRLLLYAYEWTLERKKEGYQFDVKEVVGNKDGNYSIEHVWPQTPKEGFDDSTKELVNEHKHRLGNLALMTPEDNAVQGNSPFRDKKAEFSGSKIRMLEEIFSEPEWGVEQISNREERMLSAIRERWPDEYADA, encoded by the coding sequence ATGGCAAGTACGGACTCGGAGGATTTCAGTGGATTCGTTACTGGTGATAAATATTTCGAGGTCCCGCCATATCAGCGGAACTACTCATGGGAAAAGGAACACGTGAATGATCTCTGGTCAGACTTGGTCGAAGCGGTAGAGATGGATCGGGATCATTACATCGGGACATTCCTGCTTATGGATGCTGAGGAGAACGAGGGCGCAAGTCACAAAATTATTGATGGTCAGCAAAGGCTCACGACGCTCACGATTCTACTCTTTGAGATACAAGAGGTGCTTGATGAGTACGGAGAAGAAAACACTGCGCGACAAATTCGCGGGGACTATATCGCACGTTTTGGAGAGCAGAAATTGACTCTGGCCGGCGACGATGAACGGTTCTTCCGTCGAACAATACTCGAGAATGTGTTGAACGCCAGCCGGAAGGGACAACGAGAAGATGAACTTTCCGACACTGACACAGATAGTCCTTCTCAGGGACGTCTTCTCAAGGCTAAGAAGACTCTGAGAGAGAATCTTTCTAAGAACGAACTTGAGAAAATCTCTGTAGATGACCCTCTTGAATTCTATAAAGCGTTGTATCAAAAGATTCGATCACTTCCATTGCTCGAGTACACCGTCGGTTCACGTAGCGAAGCCGCTCGCATCTTCCAAACAGTCAACGACCGGGGTAAGGATCTTACAGACCTCGAAATCACGAAGAGCTACTTGATGCACCGCGTGTCACTCTTGGAAGACGAACAGCAGGCTGACTCATCTATTCAGACGATCCAGGAGTCCTTCGATGAAATTTATGATTCAGTGGACAACATCTCTTCGGGCCCCAGTGAGGACCAGATTCAGAGATATCACTTCATTATGTGGAACGCGGACTGGGGCACTGGCTACGATAGCAGGTATTACCAGAATCACCTCGAACATCTCAAGGACTATTTCCGCAAGGTAGGAGATACTGGGGAAATTATCACCTACGTTCAAGAACTAGAGAGGATATTCCAACTGCTTGATGAGTTGTATAATCACGAAACGAACGACAGCATTGACAGTAAAAGGCTTGAAGACTGTCTCCGAGATCTGTTCGTCGCTGGTCGCCTCGGGAACTTCTATCCACTACTGATGGCTGCCTACGACCAGTACAAACAGGAATCGATCACCGAAGAGGAATTCTGCACTCTTCTTAGGAAGATCGAGACATTCATCGTACGGACGTATGTGATTGAGCAAAAGAGCGCCGACACAGGACGGACTCGAGTATATCCTCGCGCTCGTGAATTATACTATAATAACAAAGACGAGGTCCTGGATTCAATTATTCCCTGTGATGTGAATGACGTGATCAGTCGTCTAGAACAGTACATTCACGATTACTGTAGTGATGCCAAGCTTGATACAACGCTTGGTGATTCAAATGTGTTTAAGTACTATGGGAACAGGAAGAGTGAACTCCGTCTCCTCCTATACGCCTACGAGTGGACGCTCGAACGTAAAAAGGAGGGATATCAATTTGATGTGAAAGAGGTCGTTGGCAACAAGGATGGTAACTACTCTATCGAGCATGTCTGGCCTCAGACCCCGAAGGAAGGGTTCGATGATTCAACGAAGGAGCTTGTCAACGAACACAAGCATCGTTTGGGGAATCTCGCGCTCATGACGCCAGAGGACAATGCAGTCCAGGGAAACAGTCCATTCAGAGATAAGAAAGCAGAATTCAGTGGATCGAAAATCCGGATGCTGGAAGAGATATTCTCCGAACCCGAATGGGGAGTAGAGCAAATCAGCAATCGTGAAGAACGGATGCTCAGCGCTATCAGGGAACGGTGGCCGGATGAATACGCTGACGCATGA
- a CDS encoding tRNA-guanine transglycosylase, which produces MLYRQRKLDTPHGELQTPVLFPVSNIGKRSSDNTPEYTDSIPDLSTAMVNARAIRNREAQWDRLQNGATLREEMDVADDTVIFADSGGFDFHEEEVDTTPTKTLETQRELGADIFGTVDTPLSRDNRQAKNQRRINRSIELALEASDAHDGDETLLASVHGYDPQTVRNSIRHLEKEGKFDGYAVGSLVPIRTDYKKVTKIILAARRATDKHLHVYGLGGVTYQPLLLYLGVDSFDSSAFIRSAGNRNYLMPGFGGEPLKNVEGLTHLPCACPVCSTRSYDRIRNDRDLLVQHNLWALALELRRFRYMHAAGEDLEAYLDLRFQGNEVTQRAYKMAKQQVRRLS; this is translated from the coding sequence ATGTTGTACAGACAACGAAAACTCGACACACCCCACGGGGAACTGCAGACCCCTGTGCTCTTTCCGGTGAGTAACATCGGGAAACGGTCGAGTGATAATACACCAGAATACACGGACAGTATCCCGGATTTGTCGACCGCAATGGTCAACGCCCGAGCGATACGGAATCGAGAGGCACAGTGGGACCGACTACAGAACGGTGCGACTCTCCGTGAGGAGATGGATGTGGCAGACGACACAGTCATTTTCGCTGATAGCGGTGGCTTCGACTTTCACGAGGAGGAAGTCGACACTACACCAACGAAAACACTCGAAACGCAACGTGAATTGGGCGCTGATATCTTTGGCACTGTTGATACCCCTTTGTCCAGAGATAATCGCCAGGCGAAGAATCAGCGGCGAATCAATCGCAGTATAGAACTCGCATTAGAAGCGAGCGACGCACACGATGGTGATGAGACTCTACTAGCAAGTGTCCACGGGTACGATCCTCAGACAGTCCGAAACTCGATTAGACATCTTGAGAAAGAGGGAAAATTCGATGGATACGCTGTCGGGAGCCTTGTTCCGATTCGAACAGATTACAAAAAAGTGACAAAAATAATTCTTGCGGCCCGACGTGCCACTGACAAACATCTCCATGTCTATGGGTTAGGTGGGGTGACATACCAGCCACTGCTTCTCTACCTCGGTGTTGATAGTTTCGACTCCTCAGCGTTCATCCGCAGCGCGGGGAACCGGAACTATCTCATGCCAGGGTTCGGTGGAGAACCGCTGAAAAACGTAGAGGGATTGACTCACCTTCCCTGTGCGTGCCCGGTTTGCAGCACGCGAAGCTACGACAGGATCCGTAATGACAGGGATTTGCTTGTCCAGCACAATTTGTGGGCGTTAGCTCTCGAATTGCGACGGTTCAGATACATGCACGCTGCTGGTGAGGACTTGGAAGCGTACCTTGACCTCCGCTTCCAGGGCAACGAGGTTACCCAGCGAGCGTATAAAATGGCGAAGCAACAGGTCAGGAGGCTCTCATGA
- the queC gene encoding 7-cyano-7-deazaguanine synthase QueC, protein MSQESRAVVLASGGMDSATAAAVAKEAGKDLYMLHTSYGQRTEAKELECAKAQADYFEAADFLHLTTDHLSKIGDSSLTDDDVEVEDADLESEEVPSSYVPFRNSNLLSMAVSYAEANECGSVYIGAHSEDFSGYPDCRPEFFEAFQQVVDVGTKDETDISIEAPFTEWSKTDIAERGLELGVPYEHSWSCYRDEAPACGTCDACAFRLQSFQRLGEHDPIAYAERPDYLD, encoded by the coding sequence ATGTCACAAGAATCACGAGCGGTTGTACTTGCATCGGGTGGAATGGATAGCGCTACTGCTGCAGCAGTAGCGAAGGAGGCTGGCAAGGACCTGTACATGCTGCACACGTCCTACGGCCAGCGGACGGAAGCGAAAGAGCTGGAGTGTGCCAAAGCGCAGGCTGACTATTTTGAGGCGGCAGACTTTCTGCACCTCACTACGGACCACCTCTCAAAAATCGGTGATTCGAGTCTGACCGACGATGATGTTGAAGTGGAAGACGCTGACTTGGAAAGCGAGGAGGTGCCGAGTTCGTACGTCCCCTTCCGGAATTCGAATTTGCTCTCGATGGCAGTCTCATACGCTGAAGCGAACGAATGTGGCTCAGTGTATATTGGAGCGCATTCAGAGGACTTCTCGGGCTACCCCGACTGCCGGCCGGAGTTCTTCGAGGCGTTCCAGCAAGTAGTTGATGTGGGGACGAAAGATGAGACTGACATATCGATTGAAGCGCCATTCACCGAGTGGTCGAAAACAGACATCGCGGAGCGGGGGCTTGAACTCGGTGTCCCGTACGAGCACTCGTGGAGTTGTTATCGGGACGAAGCACCAGCGTGTGGCACCTGCGATGCGTGTGCGTTCCGACTGCAATCGTTCCAGCGTCTTGGAGAGCACGACCCCATTGCATATGCCGAGCGACCGGACTATCTCGACTGA
- a CDS encoding BREX system ATP-binding domain-containing protein, with protein sequence MSDSAFNITDDERDYSMYSLEENPFPYSPVPDEDPAVYCGQDHVAEAVGDTVSTLLGTGKSKHLVITGKYGNGKSHTLKYARSLVRDREDVLVGYVAQPGEGFLDIYHEFIYDIGFDRVQEIAYEFLASTARDVTDTNPANADAMESLIEEGEVLLSEIVPTAIQRLSDITKFADFARAIIHMVYEDTNLYAWQWLTAEGIRYEQRKEMEIHSALDDDTMGVRAFTSFKSLLLELGYTGVFVFIDEFEAISRLGNKDKQATLNSIRHLIDQNGSGMSILFACAPEVWQDVMSEYHAFSERIGNEVALRPLTDDHLEDLISSYLQTARTNESQKIEPFESETLELIHQRSQGNIRQVLSICGKALDQGLDQGQQTVTPELVQTILE encoded by the coding sequence ATGAGCGACAGCGCATTCAACATCACTGATGACGAACGCGACTATTCGATGTACAGCCTCGAAGAAAACCCCTTCCCCTACAGCCCCGTACCGGATGAAGATCCGGCAGTGTACTGTGGACAGGATCATGTGGCAGAGGCAGTCGGCGATACGGTTTCGACACTGCTGGGCACAGGCAAATCAAAACATCTCGTAATCACTGGGAAGTATGGGAACGGCAAATCACACACTCTGAAATACGCACGGTCTCTGGTCCGAGACCGTGAAGATGTCCTCGTCGGGTACGTGGCTCAACCTGGTGAGGGATTCCTCGATATTTACCACGAGTTCATATACGACATTGGGTTCGACCGGGTGCAGGAGATTGCCTACGAGTTTTTAGCGTCGACTGCGCGGGACGTGACGGATACGAACCCCGCTAATGCGGATGCGATGGAATCACTCATCGAGGAAGGCGAAGTGCTCCTTTCGGAGATAGTTCCGACCGCTATCCAGCGACTTAGTGACATCACGAAGTTTGCTGACTTCGCTCGCGCAATCATCCATATGGTCTATGAGGACACAAATCTGTACGCCTGGCAGTGGTTGACTGCCGAGGGTATTCGGTACGAACAGCGGAAAGAGATGGAGATCCATAGTGCTCTGGACGATGATACAATGGGTGTCCGAGCGTTTACCTCGTTCAAAAGCCTACTTCTGGAACTGGGTTACACGGGCGTTTTTGTCTTCATCGACGAGTTTGAGGCTATCTCTAGGTTAGGTAATAAAGATAAACAGGCCACGCTGAACAGTATTCGTCATCTCATCGATCAGAACGGCTCTGGGATGTCGATACTCTTCGCGTGCGCACCAGAAGTCTGGCAGGATGTAATGAGCGAGTATCACGCCTTTTCCGAACGCATCGGCAATGAAGTGGCGTTACGGCCCCTGACCGACGACCACCTAGAAGATCTAATTAGCAGCTATCTCCAGACCGCACGTACGAATGAATCTCAGAAGATTGAACCGTTCGAATCCGAGACGCTCGAACTCATTCATCAGCGGTCGCAGGGGAATATTCGCCAGGTGCTCTCTATATGCGGGAAAGCCCTTGATCAAGGTCTTGATCAAGGCCAGCAGACAGTGACACCGGAGCTCGTTCAAACAATCCTAGAATAA
- a CDS encoding 6-pyruvoyl trahydropterin synthase family protein — MASRLSEDKPTDIPLVDAGERELRVGEDRPIRISSGHRILHHNGKCSRPHGHNYEITVSVTGELTSEGWVVDKGDITEVISEWDHRFLVEQGDPLIEAFEQSGDEDALVVLDHPPTAEVMAVLLEEKLSDTLPDTVSEVAVSVRETSELCAAP; from the coding sequence ATGGCCAGTAGATTATCTGAAGACAAACCAACAGATATCCCTCTTGTTGATGCTGGTGAAAGAGAACTGCGGGTCGGTGAAGACCGTCCAATCCGGATCAGTTCTGGACACCGGATTCTCCATCACAATGGCAAATGTAGCAGACCACACGGCCACAACTACGAAATCACCGTTTCGGTGACCGGCGAACTGACTTCCGAGGGCTGGGTCGTCGACAAGGGAGATATTACTGAAGTAATATCCGAATGGGACCACCGGTTCCTCGTCGAGCAGGGTGATCCGCTGATCGAGGCGTTTGAACAGAGCGGCGACGAGGACGCATTGGTTGTCCTCGATCACCCTCCTACGGCAGAGGTAATGGCGGTCCTCTTAGAGGAGAAACTGAGCGACACGCTCCCTGATACCGTCTCAGAAGTCGCTGTGTCAGTCCGAGAGACCAGCGAACTGTGTGCGGCCCCATAA
- a CDS encoding 7-carboxy-7-deazaguanine synthase QueE produces MPVNADATDVASESEGDLPINELFYSLQGEGVLAGVPTVFIRTSGCNLRCWFCDSYHTSWEPTHAWMDVDEILAEVESHEQCEHVVVTGGEPMMHTEVVELLNQLSANGYHTTVETNGTIHRDAAIDLASISPKLASSTPTPAKDPKGEGEWEDKHEERRVDMDALSSLVEQYEFQLKFVVTGDQDMPEIESLLQRLRQSTTRRIGNDDVLLMPEGATRERLEETREATAELAMEYGYRYTPRLHVDLWNDAPGT; encoded by the coding sequence ATGCCGGTCAACGCTGACGCGACCGACGTTGCGTCTGAGAGTGAGGGCGATCTCCCGATAAATGAGCTATTCTACTCGCTACAGGGAGAAGGCGTCTTAGCCGGCGTACCGACCGTATTCATCCGAACGAGTGGATGTAATCTCCGGTGCTGGTTCTGTGATTCCTATCACACCTCGTGGGAGCCCACTCATGCGTGGATGGATGTCGACGAGATTCTTGCAGAGGTCGAGTCACACGAACAGTGTGAGCACGTCGTTGTCACCGGCGGCGAGCCGATGATGCATACTGAGGTCGTTGAGCTACTGAACCAACTCTCAGCAAACGGCTACCACACCACCGTGGAAACGAACGGGACGATTCACAGAGACGCCGCAATCGACCTGGCCAGCATCAGCCCGAAGCTCGCAAGCAGTACGCCCACGCCGGCGAAGGACCCGAAAGGCGAGGGAGAGTGGGAAGACAAGCACGAAGAGCGACGCGTGGACATGGACGCCCTCTCGTCCCTCGTCGAGCAGTACGAATTCCAACTAAAGTTCGTCGTGACTGGTGACCAGGATATGCCGGAGATTGAATCGTTGCTCCAGCGGTTGCGCCAGTCGACAACACGACGAATCGGAAATGACGATGTGCTGTTGATGCCGGAAGGAGCAACCAGAGAGCGGTTAGAAGAGACTCGTGAGGCGACGGCTGAACTTGCGATGGAGTACGGCTATCGATACACGCCGCGCTTGCATGTGGACTTGTGGAACGATGCGCCGGGGACCTAA
- a CDS encoding site-specific integrase: MLVTNFSQPTEPKKVLDHLEQFEYATLDHVLLAVMWHTGLRVGAAVGLDIRDYDSDEQHLELVHRPAEDTALKNGTESERFVALSESICELLDDWLSVKHPGKLDEFGRHPLFATSRGRLSRNRARSIAYQYTRPCVYSDSCPHNRDIETCESRPTEYAYGCPSALSPHPIRHGSITYHLQSDTPERVVNDRMDVGMDVLDRHYDQRTEREKVEQRRRYLPN; the protein is encoded by the coding sequence ATGCTCGTGACGAACTTCTCCCAGCCGACCGAGCCGAAAAAGGTACTCGACCATCTCGAACAGTTCGAATACGCGACGCTCGACCACGTGCTCTTAGCAGTCATGTGGCACACCGGGCTTCGAGTTGGGGCGGCAGTCGGCCTCGATATTCGAGATTACGACTCAGACGAGCAGCATCTCGAGCTGGTGCATCGTCCCGCCGAGGACACAGCGTTGAAGAACGGAACGGAAAGTGAGCGATTCGTCGCGCTGAGTGAATCGATCTGTGAGTTGCTGGACGACTGGCTATCCGTCAAGCACCCTGGGAAGCTGGACGAATTCGGTCGGCATCCGCTCTTTGCGACCAGCCGTGGACGTCTCAGTCGGAATCGAGCACGGTCGATCGCTTACCAGTACACGCGGCCGTGCGTGTACAGTGATTCGTGCCCACACAACCGCGATATCGAGACCTGTGAGTCACGGCCGACGGAGTACGCCTACGGCTGTCCGTCAGCACTGAGTCCCCATCCGATTCGTCACGGATCGATTACATATCATCTACAGTCCGATACGCCCGAGCGTGTCGTGAACGATCGAATGGATGTCGGGATGGACGTGCTGGATCGGCACTACGACCAGCGGACCGAGCGAGAGAAAGTTGAGCAACGTCGGCGATATTTACCTAACTGA
- a CDS encoding queuine tRNA-ribosyltransferase tRNA-guanine transglycosylase, producing MRFYVPEWDDAVDADYDFEHDERSDPHRQERELNYIWDIFEKDSTPIDGVLISREQVESTTKKADRICEHGVYDDPILDIPEWLPTISDCGAWGYKSLPFPPYGNQDMLEFYETLDVSVGVTIDHLVLGSGKEKGRLYLDERALGHNIRKSDIPSAVTDAVDLMIDEWPDEWPEYVEEYEPSLRSQEEPRQFTATDFEGDVDAVLERLEDDPRAVYRQDDKQFRYDLTLDNAAEMWDLYQAGDYPFRLMVAIQGWTVESYAAAAEDVLNMGYDYLGIGGVAGSPVHEVRKIVKSVGKTVKDYERTNQTRIDTHVFGFAKSDAFETIGRSGMSSFDSASMLRSAWTGGQNYRVDGDERYDAIRVQYPAHGADISDAIETALRGRETLIALRAFAEDRSIVEALREWEAEASKTLTETITYMRNHRHDGRFNASRLRDVEAALREDFDYASKLQAYFSDDLRSRLIKLLRGDSKENPEPFAEYIELLAAARTELNRFPRMVEILEREEARADGMDAFERLWFILQDYAIWIGNEDLLEAYQELLSNRPWEDCGCPICTEHGIEVCIFRGNDRNRRRGFHNTAKFYEEFSEALPKTLILTKGSASFSNYETTEDYLASEQAQFWSEVHDLPVAEIGAFDANGVHEWWAETPRTVSFASTKTAETLEEYLGRYEELYLFNPGEDTDQTLGGSTVDVDCDIQDFDDPQELRETLLSDLGRNYAVGADFAPHKPVLSVDDGLDILIIDQCSGSKYVSDSDLMFGPEEIDASSKQEILSRPNTNGVPANKLYTGRQQESISTAVRHLRSNGHNVERYFISAGFGLVGEEEALPPYEVTFSGMSVSEIRERSAKLGIKEDLWRILDQREFDIVFFPLGKDYYKSIDIDTTVQRIQPDRIGVVFNRELVDEQYENIVSVPARTEDAKRHETIVIGLKGVYMENFARNVSDVRELDPDSISILCRYVEEDSTQAAIEKF from the coding sequence GTGCGGTTCTACGTGCCCGAGTGGGATGACGCCGTGGATGCGGACTATGATTTTGAGCATGATGAACGGTCGGATCCCCACCGGCAAGAACGCGAACTGAACTATATCTGGGACATCTTCGAGAAAGACTCGACGCCAATCGATGGCGTGCTCATCTCTCGAGAGCAGGTCGAATCGACCACGAAGAAAGCCGATCGGATTTGTGAACACGGCGTCTATGACGATCCGATTCTCGATATCCCGGAGTGGCTCCCGACAATCAGCGACTGTGGCGCATGGGGCTACAAATCGCTCCCCTTCCCGCCGTACGGCAACCAAGACATGCTCGAGTTCTACGAGACACTGGATGTCTCGGTCGGCGTAACGATCGACCATCTCGTACTGGGCTCGGGTAAAGAGAAAGGGCGCCTCTATCTAGACGAGCGCGCTCTTGGTCACAACATTCGGAAATCGGATATCCCGTCAGCGGTCACCGATGCAGTCGACTTAATGATTGACGAATGGCCCGATGAGTGGCCTGAGTACGTTGAGGAGTACGAACCATCGCTTCGGTCACAGGAAGAGCCCCGACAGTTCACTGCTACCGACTTCGAGGGCGATGTCGACGCCGTCTTAGAGAGGCTTGAGGACGACCCACGGGCGGTGTATCGCCAGGACGACAAGCAGTTCCGTTACGACCTCACTCTGGACAACGCGGCGGAGATGTGGGACCTGTACCAGGCCGGCGACTACCCGTTCCGGTTGATGGTCGCCATCCAGGGATGGACGGTCGAATCCTATGCTGCAGCAGCTGAGGACGTTCTGAACATGGGTTACGATTACCTCGGCATTGGTGGCGTCGCCGGGAGTCCGGTCCACGAAGTCCGGAAAATCGTAAAGTCAGTTGGAAAAACGGTCAAGGACTACGAGCGGACGAATCAGACTCGCATCGATACCCACGTTTTCGGCTTCGCCAAATCAGACGCGTTCGAGACCATCGGCCGGTCCGGTATGTCGAGTTTCGATAGCGCGAGCATGCTTCGATCCGCGTGGACGGGTGGACAGAACTACCGCGTCGACGGTGACGAGCGATACGATGCTATCCGTGTCCAGTATCCCGCTCATGGCGCCGACATCTCCGATGCAATCGAGACTGCGTTGCGAGGGCGTGAGACGCTGATAGCACTACGTGCGTTCGCAGAGGATCGCTCTATTGTGGAAGCACTTCGGGAATGGGAGGCGGAAGCCAGCAAGACGCTCACAGAAACGATCACATACATGCGGAACCACCGCCACGATGGGCGATTCAACGCCAGTCGTCTCCGTGACGTGGAAGCAGCACTGAGAGAGGATTTCGACTACGCCAGTAAACTGCAAGCCTATTTCAGCGATGATCTTCGGAGCCGACTTATCAAACTGCTCCGTGGAGACAGCAAGGAGAACCCCGAACCATTCGCAGAGTATATTGAGTTGCTCGCTGCAGCACGCACCGAACTGAATCGCTTCCCGAGAATGGTCGAAATTCTCGAACGCGAGGAAGCCAGGGCGGATGGTATGGACGCCTTCGAACGGCTCTGGTTCATACTTCAGGACTACGCTATCTGGATCGGGAACGAAGATCTCCTCGAAGCGTATCAAGAACTCCTCTCAAACAGGCCATGGGAAGACTGTGGCTGTCCTATCTGTACCGAGCACGGTATCGAGGTCTGCATCTTCCGCGGTAACGACCGCAATCGCCGTAGGGGGTTCCACAACACGGCGAAGTTCTACGAGGAGTTCTCTGAGGCGCTCCCAAAGACGCTTATTCTGACCAAGGGGTCAGCTTCGTTTAGCAACTACGAGACCACTGAGGATTACTTAGCGAGCGAGCAAGCGCAGTTCTGGAGTGAAGTTCACGATCTCCCGGTTGCAGAGATTGGCGCCTTTGACGCAAATGGTGTGCACGAATGGTGGGCGGAGACGCCTCGTACAGTCTCTTTTGCGTCCACCAAAACGGCCGAAACACTCGAAGAGTATCTTGGACGGTATGAAGAACTCTATCTGTTCAATCCTGGGGAAGACACCGACCAGACGCTCGGTGGTTCGACAGTAGATGTGGATTGTGACATTCAAGACTTCGATGACCCACAAGAGCTACGAGAGACACTCCTGAGCGATCTTGGCCGTAATTATGCAGTCGGAGCTGATTTCGCCCCACACAAACCAGTCCTGAGTGTCGATGATGGCCTAGATATACTCATTATCGACCAGTGTTCTGGATCTAAATACGTCTCAGACAGTGACCTGATGTTCGGACCAGAGGAAATTGACGCCTCTTCTAAACAGGAGATTCTCAGCAGGCCGAACACCAATGGGGTGCCTGCTAATAAATTATATACTGGTCGCCAACAAGAATCAATATCGACTGCCGTTCGTCACCTTCGGTCGAATGGGCATAATGTTGAAAGATATTTTATTAGTGCTGGATTTGGACTGGTTGGAGAAGAGGAGGCACTTCCGCCATACGAGGTTACCTTCAGTGGTATGAGTGTCTCTGAAATCCGAGAACGGTCAGCTAAACTTGGTATCAAAGAAGATTTATGGCGTATTCTGGACCAGAGAGAGTTTGACATAGTGTTCTTCCCGCTTGGGAAAGATTACTACAAAAGTATCGATATTGACACCACTGTCCAACGAATTCAACCAGACCGGATTGGTGTCGTCTTCAATAGGGAGTTGGTTGACGAACAGTATGAGAATATTGTTTCAGTGCCAGCTCGAACAGAAGATGCGAAACGTCACGAGACAATCGTAATCGGCCTCAAAGGAGTGTATATGGAGAACTTCGCACGGAATGTGAGTGATGTGAGAGAATTAGATCCAGATTCAATTAGTATCTTATGCCGATATGTTGAGGAAGACTCCACTCAGGCAGCTATCGAGAAGTTCTGA
- a CDS encoding winged helix-turn-helix transcriptional regulator, with amino-acid sequence MVSDDVRELIGRKRTIEILELLIASDSLNYSEIESEIASSSDTITDALELLCEHELVERVEEGPKNVKYHATETGQDFHRAIEAIEDMLRE; translated from the coding sequence ATGGTTTCAGACGATGTGCGTGAACTCATCGGTCGAAAACGCACAATAGAAATTCTCGAACTCTTGATTGCGTCTGATAGCTTGAATTATTCTGAAATCGAGAGCGAAATTGCCTCTTCAAGCGACACTATCACTGATGCACTCGAGCTACTGTGTGAACATGAATTAGTGGAACGTGTTGAAGAGGGCCCAAAGAATGTTAAATACCATGCGACGGAGACTGGCCAAGATTTTCACCGGGCGATTGAAGCAATCGAAGATATGCTAAGAGAATAG
- the folE gene encoding GTP cyclohydrolase I has translation MTDDVQTEPIESVESIDDGETAIDWSKAQEGVRLLLEAVGEDPESEELQETWQRRVPSAFETLTEGSRLEEKPELRTFEASGNNFVVKTGIPVYSLCEHHLLPYFGTATVAYRPAEEVVGLSKLSRYVRWQSRQLTMQEQLTQDIAHGLSDELGAEAVLVELSATHLCEAMRGVETQTETVTRAVAGEPTDNERRRFNEASN, from the coding sequence ATGACTGACGATGTCCAAACTGAGCCCATAGAAAGCGTAGAGAGTATTGACGACGGAGAGACTGCAATCGACTGGTCGAAAGCTCAGGAAGGCGTTCGACTCCTGTTAGAAGCGGTCGGGGAGGATCCCGAAAGCGAAGAACTTCAGGAGACGTGGCAACGTCGTGTTCCGAGCGCGTTCGAGACGCTGACTGAAGGGTCTCGCTTGGAGGAGAAACCGGAGCTTCGGACGTTCGAAGCGAGCGGTAACAACTTCGTTGTCAAGACGGGGATACCGGTCTACAGTCTCTGTGAGCACCATCTCCTACCCTACTTCGGGACGGCGACCGTTGCGTACCGGCCGGCTGAAGAGGTTGTCGGGCTGTCGAAATTGTCCCGGTATGTTCGTTGGCAGTCACGCCAACTCACCATGCAGGAACAACTGACACAGGACATCGCGCACGGCCTCAGTGACGAACTTGGTGCAGAGGCTGTCCTCGTCGAGCTTTCCGCCACACATCTCTGTGAAGCGATGCGCGGTGTCGAAACGCAGACTGAAACCGTAACGAGAGCGGTGGCCGGTGAACCGACTGACAATGAACGGCGGCGATTCAATGAGGCGAGCAACTAG